The Thermus tengchongensis region CTCTCCGCCCAAAGGGAGGAGGCCATTCAGGCCCTTTTGCAAGCCCTAAAGGAGGTCTTGGCCCGGGTACACTGAGGGGATGACGGACCTAAGTAGCCGCACGCAAAGGCTGCCCCACCGACCAAAGCCAAAGCAGCGTGCTTATGGCCTCTTTGGGGCCCCCGTGGTGGCGCAAGCCACGACGGGGTACTTAGCCCCTTGCCCCAAGAGGACGTTGCGGCCGTGGAAAGCGCCTTACCCCTTCAGCCCCGATGCCCGCCAACCCTTGGACCGGGAGCCCTTGGAGCCTTGCTTGGTCCTCGGGCGGGATAGGGCAGGCCCTGGCAACGGGAGTCCGGGAGCGCAATGAGGGCCAAGGCGCTTGCAGTCTGGGGCACGGGGAGCGGGGTAGGGAAAAGCCTCCTTACCGCAGGCCTTCTCCGCCACTTCAAGCGCCTGGGCCTCCGGGTAGCCCCCTTCAAGGCCCAGAACATGTCCAACCACGCCCGGGTGGTGGCGGGAGGGGAGATGGCCAGCGCCCAGTGGCTCCAGGCCCTGGCGGCGGGCGTCCCCCCCGAGCCCCGCATGAACCCCATCCTCCTAAAGCCCATGGGGGAACGGTCCTCCCAGGTGGTCCTCCTGGGCCAGGTGAGCCCGGAGCTCTCCCGGCTTTCCTGGAGGGAGCGGCGCCCCCACCTGGAAGGGGTGGTGCGGGAGGCCCTGGAGGGGCTTCTCCGGGACTACGACCTGGTGGTGATGGAGGGGGCGGGAAGCCCCGTGGAGCGCAACCTCTGGCCCGACCTTCCCAACCTGAAGGTGGCCCAGTGGGCAGAGGCCAAGGCCCTTCTGGTGGCGGACGTGGACCAAGGGGGCTCCCTGGCCGCCCTTTACGGCACCTGGGCGCTGTTACAGGACCACCGCCAGCGGCTTCTGGGGTTTGTGTTCAACAAGTTCCGGGGGGAGCTGGAGCTCTTAAAGCCCGCCTACGGGCTCCTGGAGGCCTGGACCGGCGTGCCCGTCCTGGGAACCCTACCCATGCTGGGGTTGGAGCTTCCCGAGGAGGATGGGTTCCGGCACCGGCCCCGGGCCGCGGGCCATGGAAAGGTGGCCATCCTCCGCTACCCCCACGCCTCTAACCTGGACGAGTTCTGGCCCTTGGGGGAGCTAGCCCAATTGGTCCAGGCCCGCACCCCGGAGGAGGCGGAGGGGGCCTGGCTCCTGATCCTTCCAGGAAGCCGCCTGCCCGCCGAGGACCTCCCTTGGCTCAGGAACTTCCTGCCCCTGATCCGCGACCACCTGGCCCAAGGCAGGCCCGCGCTGGCGGTCTGTGGGGGAGCGGAAATGCTGTCACAGGCTATCTTGGACGAGGAAGGGGTGGAAAGGAAGGGCACCTTCCCAGGCCTCGGCCTCCTTCCCTTCCAGGTGCGGATGGAAAGGCGCAAGACCGTGGCGCGTAGGCGGCTCCTCCTCCAAGGCCTAGGGGGCTTCTGGGACCGCCTGAACGGCCTCGAGGTGGAGGGGTACGAGATCCACCATGGCCAGGGGCTCCCCCTCTTCCACCAGGAGGGCCCCCTCCTGGCCACCTGGCTCCACGGCCTCATGGAAAACCCCGGGGTGCAACGGGCCCTCTTTGGCCGGGAGGCCAAGGGGCTGGAGGAGGCCCTGGAGGAGCTGGCGGACGCCCTGGAAGCGCACCTGGACCTGAGGCCCCTCCACCGGGCCCTGGGGCTTGCGGAAGAGGCCCAGCCCTTGGCCCCCGGACGGGAAAGTCCAGACCCCCCTCCTAGACCCGGCCTCGTCCTCCTCCTGGGAGGGGCGAGAAGCGGCAAAAGCCGCCGCGCCCAAGAGCTTGCCGGCCCCTTTGCCACCCTCATCGCCACCGCCGAGGCCAGGGACGACGAGATGGCGGAAAGGATCGCCCGCCACCGGGCCGAGCGCCCCCCCACCTGGGAGACCCTGGAGGAGCCCGTGGACCTGGCCGGCGCCCTCCTCGAGGCCCGCCACCCCACGGTGGTGGTGGACTGCCTGACCCTGTGGGTGGCCAACCTGCTGGAAAGGAGCCTGGATCCCATATGGGAGGCCAAGCGGTTCCTGGAGGCCATCCCCCGAAGCGGCAAACGGGTCATCGCCGTCTCCAACGAGGTGGGCATGGGCATCGTCCCCGCCCATCCCTTGGCCCGGCGCTACCGGGACATTTTGGGGGA contains the following coding sequences:
- a CDS encoding cobyric acid synthase codes for the protein MRAKALAVWGTGSGVGKSLLTAGLLRHFKRLGLRVAPFKAQNMSNHARVVAGGEMASAQWLQALAAGVPPEPRMNPILLKPMGERSSQVVLLGQVSPELSRLSWRERRPHLEGVVREALEGLLRDYDLVVMEGAGSPVERNLWPDLPNLKVAQWAEAKALLVADVDQGGSLAALYGTWALLQDHRQRLLGFVFNKFRGELELLKPAYGLLEAWTGVPVLGTLPMLGLELPEEDGFRHRPRAAGHGKVAILRYPHASNLDEFWPLGELAQLVQARTPEEAEGAWLLILPGSRLPAEDLPWLRNFLPLIRDHLAQGRPALAVCGGAEMLSQAILDEEGVERKGTFPGLGLLPFQVRMERRKTVARRRLLLQGLGGFWDRLNGLEVEGYEIHHGQGLPLFHQEGPLLATWLHGLMENPGVQRALFGREAKGLEEALEELADALEAHLDLRPLHRALGLAEEAQPLAPGRESPDPPPRPGLVLLLGGARSGKSRRAQELAGPFATLIATAEARDDEMAERIARHRAERPPTWETLEEPVDLAGALLEARHPTVVVDCLTLWVANLLERSLDPIWEAKRFLEAIPRSGKRVIAVSNEVGMGIVPAHPLARRYRDILGEVNALFAQAAEEVYLMVAGRALRL